One region of Acidovorax sp. T1 genomic DNA includes:
- the hisF gene encoding imidazole glycerol phosphate synthase subunit HisF: MLAKRIIPCLDVTGGRVVKGVNFVELRDAGDPVEIAARYNAQGADELTFLDITATSDGRDLILHIIEAVASQVFIPLTVGGGVRTVEDVRRLLNAGADKTSFNSAAIANPDVISAASARYGAQCIVVAIDAKRRSEDDARRTGPDGRAVGPGWDVYSHGGRKNTGLDAVAWASEMARRGAGEILLTSMDRDGTKAGFDLALTRAVSDAVAVPVIASGGVGNLDHLADGIQIGGADAVLAASIFHYGEFTVGQAKQHMAERGIPVRL, encoded by the coding sequence ATGCTTGCAAAACGCATCATCCCCTGCCTTGACGTGACCGGCGGTCGTGTCGTCAAGGGCGTCAATTTTGTCGAACTGCGCGATGCGGGCGACCCGGTCGAGATCGCCGCGCGCTACAACGCGCAGGGCGCCGACGAACTCACCTTTCTGGACATCACCGCCACCAGCGACGGGCGCGACCTGATCCTGCACATCATCGAGGCCGTGGCCAGCCAGGTGTTCATTCCGCTCACCGTGGGCGGCGGGGTGCGCACCGTCGAGGATGTGCGCCGCCTGCTCAACGCGGGGGCCGACAAGACCAGCTTCAACTCGGCGGCCATCGCCAACCCCGACGTGATCAGTGCGGCCTCGGCACGCTACGGCGCGCAGTGCATCGTGGTGGCCATCGATGCCAAGCGTCGCTCCGAAGACGATGCACGGCGCACGGGCCCCGATGGCCGGGCCGTGGGCCCCGGCTGGGATGTCTACAGCCATGGCGGGCGCAAGAACACCGGCCTGGATGCCGTGGCCTGGGCGAGCGAGATGGCGCGGCGCGGCGCGGGCGAGATCCTGCTGACCAGCATGGACCGCGACGGCACCAAGGCGGGCTTTGACCTGGCCCTCACGCGCGCCGTGAGCGACGCCGTGGCTGTGCCTGTGATCGCCTCGGGCGGCGTGGGCAACCTCGACCACCTGGCCGACGGGATCCAGATCGGCGGCGCCGACGCGGTGCTGGCGGCCAGCATCTTCCATTACGGCGAATTCACGGTTGGGCAGGCCAAGCAGCACATGGCTGAGCGCGGGATTCCGGTGCGGCTGTAA
- the hisI gene encoding phosphoribosyl-AMP cyclohydrolase: MNWLNEVKWDAQGLVPVIAQEQGTGDVLMFAWMNREALAKTAELGRAVYFSRSRKKLWFKGEESGHVQTVHEIRLDCDNDVVLLKVTQLGHAPGIACHTGRHSCFFSVLKDGAWQAVEPVLKDPESIYK, encoded by the coding sequence ATGAACTGGCTCAATGAAGTGAAATGGGACGCGCAGGGCCTGGTGCCCGTGATTGCGCAAGAGCAGGGCACGGGCGACGTGCTGATGTTTGCGTGGATGAACCGCGAGGCCCTGGCCAAGACGGCCGAACTGGGCCGCGCCGTGTACTTCAGCCGCTCGCGCAAGAAGCTGTGGTTCAAGGGCGAGGAATCGGGCCATGTGCAAACGGTGCACGAGATCCGCCTCGATTGCGACAACGACGTGGTGCTGCTCAAGGTCACACAGCTCGGCCACGCGCCCGGCATTGCCTGCCACACGGGCCGCCACAGCTGTTTTTTCAGTGTGCTCAAGGACGGCGCCTGGCAGGCGGTCGAGCCGGTCTTGAAAGACCCCGAATCCATCTACAAGTAA
- a CDS encoding phosphoribosyl-ATP diphosphatase, with amino-acid sequence MSSNDSLARLAAVIESRKPAQGGDPDKSYVARLLHKGPDAFLKKIGEEATEVVMAAKDVDHGADKAKIVYEVADLWFHTMIALAHYGLTPADVLTELERREGTSGIEEKALRKAVARAAEEESP; translated from the coding sequence ATGAGTTCCAACGATTCCCTGGCGCGCCTGGCCGCCGTCATCGAAAGCCGCAAGCCCGCCCAGGGCGGCGACCCCGACAAGAGCTATGTCGCGCGCCTGCTGCACAAGGGGCCCGACGCGTTTTTGAAGAAGATCGGTGAAGAGGCCACCGAGGTGGTCATGGCCGCCAAAGATGTGGACCATGGCGCCGACAAGGCCAAAATCGTCTATGAAGTGGCCGACCTGTGGTTTCACACCATGATCGCGCTGGCCCACTACGGCCTCACGCCGGCCGATGTGCTGACCGAACTGGAGCGCCGCGAGGGCACCAGCGGCATCGAGGAAAAAGCCTTGCGCAAGGCCGTTGCGCGTGCTGCCGAGGAAGAATCGCCATGA
- a CDS encoding DUF4870 family protein: MNDIIDVQTNDEKAEGLKAWGWVSYVLHLIVAVGAVIPGAQPGAALLIIALIIDLVKQGDSAGTWQASHFAWRIRTVLWAGVLYIVTAPLWLLFFFPGWVAWGLISIWFLYRIVRGMVAMNKSQAIDA, encoded by the coding sequence ATGAACGACATCATCGATGTGCAGACCAACGACGAAAAGGCCGAGGGCCTGAAAGCCTGGGGCTGGGTCAGCTATGTGCTGCACCTGATCGTGGCCGTGGGCGCGGTCATTCCGGGCGCGCAGCCCGGTGCTGCGCTGCTCATCATCGCGCTCATCATCGACCTGGTGAAGCAGGGCGACAGCGCGGGCACCTGGCAGGCCAGCCACTTTGCGTGGCGCATCCGCACCGTGCTGTGGGCTGGGGTGCTGTATATCGTTACCGCGCCGCTGTGGCTGCTGTTCTTCTTCCCCGGCTGGGTGGCCTGGGGGCTGATCTCGATCTGGTTCCTGTACCGCATCGTGCGCGGCATGGTGGCCATGAACAAGAGCCAGGCCATCGATGCCTGA
- a CDS encoding patatin-like phospholipase family protein, protein MPEGDTLAPINLALQGGGSHGALTWGVLDALLEDGRLMIDGISGTSAGAMNAVALAHGFAQAAQQHKDPKEAHAAGCELARAALARLWEGVGTLGSLMWGTPLAAAHPMLGMMSRWFSPYQTNPLDINPLRRLLEREVDFDLLCAAKGARGPKVFVCATNVRTGRGEIFSGARLSADAVMASACLPMLFKAVEIDGERYWDGGYSGNPALHPLIYQTDTSDILLVQINPTEHLALPDTAPEIIERMNEVTFNASLLAELRAIEFVRRLLAEGKLDARRYKNVRMHRIDGGAVLAPFGADSKGRADMVFVRKLFDLGRAAGLDWLKAHHQDVGVRPTLNIADNV, encoded by the coding sequence ATGCCTGAGGGCGACACGCTGGCCCCCATCAACCTGGCGCTGCAGGGCGGCGGATCGCATGGCGCGCTGACCTGGGGCGTGCTGGATGCGCTGCTGGAAGACGGGCGCCTGATGATCGATGGCATCAGCGGCACCAGCGCCGGGGCCATGAACGCCGTGGCGCTGGCGCATGGTTTTGCGCAGGCGGCGCAGCAGCACAAAGACCCGAAAGAGGCGCACGCCGCCGGCTGCGAACTGGCCCGTGCCGCGCTGGCGCGGCTGTGGGAAGGTGTGGGAACGCTGGGCAGCCTGATGTGGGGCACGCCGCTGGCGGCGGCCCATCCGATGCTGGGCATGATGAGTCGGTGGTTTTCGCCCTACCAGACCAATCCGCTGGACATCAACCCGCTGCGCCGGCTGCTGGAGCGCGAGGTGGATTTTGACCTGCTGTGCGCTGCCAAAGGCGCCCGGGGGCCCAAGGTTTTTGTGTGCGCCACCAATGTGCGCACCGGGCGCGGCGAAATCTTTTCGGGCGCACGCCTCAGCGCCGATGCAGTGATGGCGTCGGCCTGCCTGCCGATGCTGTTCAAGGCTGTGGAAATCGATGGGGAGCGGTATTGGGATGGCGGTTATTCCGGCAACCCCGCGCTGCACCCGCTGATCTACCAGACCGACACTTCCGACATCCTGCTGGTGCAGATCAACCCCACCGAGCACCTTGCGCTGCCCGACACGGCCCCCGAAATCATCGAGCGCATGAACGAGGTCACCTTCAATGCCAGCCTGCTGGCCGAATTGCGCGCCATCGAATTCGTGCGGCGTCTGCTGGCCGAGGGCAAGCTGGACGCGCGCCGCTACAAGAATGTGCGCATGCACCGCATCGATGGCGGGGCGGTTCTGGCCCCCTTTGGCGCCGACAGCAAGGGGCGCGCCGACATGGTATTTGTGCGCAAACTGTTCGATCTGGGGCGCGCAGCGGGCCTGGACTGGCTCAAAGCGCACCACCAGGACGTGGGCGTGCGACCCACCCTCAACATCGCCGACAATGTGTAG